The Desulfotignum phosphitoxidans DSM 13687 genomic sequence TAATATTATTATGCTTTGAGGAGACGTGCCATGGAAGCCATAGAGTTTAAAACTAAAATCAAAAACGGGCTTATTCGTATTCCTGACAAATTCAGGCAAAAAAACGGGGATACTGTAAAAGTTATAATTTTAAGTGAACAAAAAGTCAGGCAAACGGATATTATTGATAAGTTGTTGTTAACTCCTGTTAAGTCAAAACAGTTTTCACCTCTGTTGAGAGAAGAAATATATGATCGCGTCTCTCCATCGGAAATATTGCGTATTTGAGTTGTCACAAGACATACTTTTAAAGGCCTCACAGATACGTGATATTCACAGTTTCTCTTTCTGGGACAGCATCGTGGCAGCCAGCACTCTATATTGCGATGCAAACTATTTGATATCTGAAGATATGCAGAATGGCTTCCTTCTTGAAGACCGACTGAAGATAGTAAACCCATTTGCGCCAATAACCACAATAAGTCAAGCCTGACGGTTACTTGAAGAAGCCGACCCTGTGGTCTAATGGGGAAGGCCGCAGTCGCCGGAAACTTTAGAACCTTTTTTTTGCCCCCAAAAACAAGGTTCTAAGAGCAAAAAACGAAGTCTTTTTGAAGCAATATGACTTTAAAAACGAATACTTATCAGGGTCAGACCCCGCTATTCTATTGTTGAAAAAACCTCTGAATCAAAAATATAAAGAATAAGGACTCACAAAAATGAGAACTTTCACAGCAATCATTGAAAAATGTAAAGAAACCGGACTATACGTAGGATTTGTACCGGGATTTCCAGGCGCTCATTCTCAAGGGGAATCTTTGGATGAACTAAATAATAATTTAAAAGAAGTGATTGAAATGCTTCTTAAAGATGGAGAGCCTGATATAGACGGTGAATTTATCGGAACCCAAAATGTTATGGTGGCCTGACAACCGGACCACGGCAGCCCCGTTGCCATCCTGGTGGACTGCGGCATTGCCCAGGGCCATGACCCGCAGGTGCCCTTCGACCGGTTCCCGGTGCCGCCGGCAGACATCGACTTTCTGTTTCTCACCCTTGCCCACATCGATCACATCGGCCGGGTCCCGGACCTGATCGATGCCGGGTTCTGCGGTGAGATCATCTGCACACACGGCACCAAATCCCTGCTTTTGCGCATGCTCAGGGATGCCATGTCGTTTTCCAAATCACCCGGCTGTACCAGGACATGGACCAGTGCTGGGACAGGGAAGCCAAGGCCCTGAAAGCCGCCTGGGACCACCTCATCCGGTTCAAACACCTGTACGCCGTGGAAAAGTTCCAGGACCACCAGCACCTGCTGCACCTCAAAGGCCCGGCCGTCTTCA encodes the following:
- a CDS encoding type II toxin-antitoxin system HicB family antitoxin; this encodes MRTFTAIIEKCKETGLYVGFVPGFPGAHSQGESLDELNNNLKEVIEMLLKDGEPDIDGEFIGTQNVMVA
- a CDS encoding MBL fold metallo-hydrolase — protein: MDCGIAQGHDPQVPFDRFPVPPADIDFLFLTLAHIDHIGRVPDLIDAGFCGEIICTHGTKSLLLRMLRDAMSFSKSPGCTRTWTSAGTGKPRP